A genomic stretch from Theobroma cacao cultivar B97-61/B2 chromosome 4, Criollo_cocoa_genome_V2, whole genome shotgun sequence includes:
- the LOC18602172 gene encoding egg cell-secreted protein 1.2, with the protein MAGNKVFLLLFMVCLSASGAIATRELNSYSKAPGHNIAARLDEASLDSVNCWNVLHQLTPCGIEIVRFFINGRNGIIRDCCNAIQDMEQCEPGMFISLGFSYEEEKALISYCDASLGPAAAPLAGSPLSAEAYI; encoded by the coding sequence ATGGCTGGCAACAAagtgtttcttcttttgttcatGGTGTGCCTCTCGGCTAGTGGTGCAATTGCGACAAGGGAGCTGAACAGCTACAGCAAGGCGCCAGGCCATAACATCGCAGCAAGGCTTGATGAGGCTAGTTTAGATTCTGTTAACTGTTGGAATGTACTACATCAGTTGACTCCTTGCGGGATTGAGATTGTTCGCTTCTTCATCAATGGCCGAAATGGTATTATTCGTGACTGTTGCAATGCCATTCAGGACATGGAGCAGTGCGAGCCTGGCATGTTCATTTCCCTTGGTTTCTCATATGAGGAGGAAAAAGCCCTTATAAGCTACTGTGATGCTTCTTTAGGCCCTGCTGCAGCTCCTCTTGCTGGCTCTCCCCTTAGTGCGGAAGCCTATATTTAG
- the LOC18602170 gene encoding probable calcium-binding protein CML43 produces MEMEAAAAASADTGTDPQCKRSLSRKVSSTSSFRLRCPSLNSLRLRRIFDIFDKNGDGMITVQEINQALSLLGLEADLSELHSTIKSFIEPGNIGLKFEDFVALHQSLDQTFFGLEEDDQEEGVEDTVCDGSEAKMSQEDSDLTEAFKVFDEDGDGFISAQELQVVLGKLGLPEGREIDRVQQMICSVDQNHDGRVDFFEFKHMMQSVLVRSS; encoded by the coding sequence ATGGAAATGgaagcagcagcagcagcctCAGCGGATACTGGAACTGATCCTCAATGCAAACGCAGCCTGAGTAGAAAGGTCTCATCGACCTCGTCATTTCGTCTACGCTGCCCCAGCCTCAACTCCCTCCGTCTTCGACGCATATTCGATATCTTTGACAAGAATGGCGATGGCATGATCACCGTCCAAGAGATTAATCAGGCCCTTAGTCTTCTAGGCCTCGAAGCAGATCTCTCCGAGCTACATTCAACCATCAAATCGTTTATAGAGCCTGGCAACATAGGCCTCAAGTTCGAGGATTTCGTTGCTTTGCATCAGTCATTGGACCAAACTTTCTTTGGCTTGGAAGAGGATGATCAGGAGGAGGGAGTTGAAGACACGGTGTGTGATGGGTCGGAGGCGAAGATGTCGCAGGAGGATTCGGACTTGACGGAGGCGTTTAAAGTGTTCGATGAGGACGGCGATGGATTCATTTCTGCCCAGGAATTGCAAGTGGTGTTGGGGAAACTGGGATTGCCAGAAGGGAGAGAGATCGACAGAGTTCAACAGATGATCTGTTCCGTTGACCAAAACCATGATGGCCGTGTCGATTTCTTTGAGTTCAAGCACATGATGCAGAGCGTTCTTGTCCGCAGCTCTTGA
- the LOC18602171 gene encoding egg cell-secreted protein 1.4, whose protein sequence is MACKNVFVLLFILCVLASSAAAARELNGYNKASGHNHLTARHEVNIDSYKCWNALSQLNNCTMEIFRFFLNGHSGITRDCCGAIQDIYDCDPIVLISLGFTSEQENILLDYCYASFGPVVDPLVGSPLSAEALI, encoded by the coding sequence ATGGCTTGCAAAAATGTGTTTGTTCTTTTGTTCATATTGTGCGTCTTGGCTAGTAGTGCAGCTGCAGCAAGGGAGCTAAACGGCTACAACAAGGCGTCAGGCCATAACCACCTTACAGCAAGGCATGAGGTTAATATAGACTCTTATAAGTGCTGGAATGCACTCAGTCAGCTGAACAATTGCACGATGGAGATTTTTCGCTTCTTCTTGAATGGCCACAGTGGCATTACCCGTGACTGTTGCGGTGCCATTCAGGACATATATGACTGCGACCCTATCGTGCTCATTTCCCTTGGTTTCACATCTGAGCAGGAAAACATCCTTTTAGACTACTGTTATGCATCTTTTGGCCCTGTTGTTGATCCTCTTGTTGGCTCTCCACTTAGTGCCGAAGCCCTTATTTAG
- the LOC18602167 gene encoding uncharacterized protein LOC18602167 — MDANSERISQDVPLTGSPGHMEGDLFVDHSGQPALCTLCRRSLAPDYEATDDLETVGLCGDCKFLLLEDLASPPQDSHRRRPARRRRNRQSSSESIENLFSQHFSHMINLVRQNQSPVSGLEDQIMDGGSTARSLQRSSSRTTPSGSRRWRRVVSDTESDGFDNLDSIYGESESNVSFSQYRVFRGESDAISFSTYGGDSDASVDGHSFLDTEIFVQADNRSDIDTDTDIDPMHAGLNQWNWDEPEEDEGGDDDEWEEADAEEDVVEFAISRAGLRDLFISSPSETNLPDFNFRRSRAGFEQLLDHLAETDGSRRGAPPASASFVNNLPRVIVSDEHEKHDGLACAICKDVLPIGTEVNQLPCFHVYHPSCILPWLSARNSCPLCRYELPTDDKDYEEGKQHINQSVEIHQIQQQDASEDSSSDDSDEAEADEACELGPCRLQEEPHVDPTISSSAREGGRDWLFRAAAPLAGILGVVLVLWLGKPLIGRRGSTSHSNLPSGCQYQIQVPDTSSLNLRGSRSRRWWSLF; from the coding sequence ATGGATGCAAACTCAGAAAGAATTTCTCAAGATGTGCCTTTGACTGGTTCTCCTGGCCACATGGAGGGTGATTTGTTCGTTGATCACTCTGGCCAGCCAGCTTTGTGTACTCTATGTAGAAGAAGTCTTGCACCTGATTATGAGGCAACAGACGACCTTGAAACCGTCGGTCTATGTGGGGACTGCAAGTTTTTGTTGCTTGAGGATCTTGCTTCCCCGCCTCAAGACTCTCATCGAAGACGACCAGCTcgaagaagaaggaataggCAAAGCAGTTCTGAATCAATTGAAAATCTTTTCTCACAACATTTTTCACATATGATTAATCTGGTGAGGCAGAACCAATCCCCTGTCTCTGGGCTTGAGGATCAAATTATGGATGGTGGTTCCACGGCAAGGTCATTACAGCGCAGTAGTTCCCGTACAACTCCTAGTGGTTCTAGAAGATGGCGACGTGTTGTCTCTGATACTGAAAGTGATGGTTTTGATAACCTGGATTCTATTTATGGAGAGAGTGAATCAAATGTTAGTTTTAGTCAGTACAGGGTCTTTCGGGGTGAGAGTGATGCAATATCTTTTAGTACTTATGGAGGGGACTCGGATGCTTCTGTGGATGGACACAGTTTCCTGGATACAGAAATATTTGTTCAAGCTGACAATAGGAGTGATATTGACACTGACACTGATATTGATCCAATGCATGCTGGTCTGAACCAGTGGAACTGGGATGAACCAGAAGAAGATGAAGggggtgatgatgatgaatggGAAGAAGCTGATGCTGAGGAAGATGTGGTTGAATTTGCTATATCTAGAGCTGGACTTCGAGATTTGTTTATTTCAAGTCCAAGTGAAACCAATCTGCCTGATTTTAATTTCCGTCGCTCCAGAGCTGGCTTTGAACAACTGCTTGACCATCTGGCTGAGACTGATGGCTCAAGGAGAGGAGCACCTCCTGCATCTGCATCTTTCGTGAATAATCTGCCTCGTGTTATTGTCAGTGATGAACATGAGAAGCATGATGGTTTGGCATGTGCAATCTGCAAGGATGTTTTGCCCATTGGCACTGAAGTAAACCAGCTTCCTTGCTTTCATGTCTATCACCCTTCTTGTATCTTGCCATGGTTGAGTGCACGGAATTCATGCCCCCTTTGCCGCTATGAGCTTCCCACTGATGACAAAGATTATGAAGAGGGGAAGCAGCACATCAACCAGAGTGTGGAGATACATCAAATCCAGCAGCAAGATGCAAGTGAGGACAGTTCCTCTGATGACTCTGATGAAGCTGAAGCAGATGAAGCTTGTGAACTTGGTCCATGTCGATTACAGGAGGAGCCACATGTGGATCCTACCATCAGTAGCTCTGCCAGGGAGGGTGGTCGGGATTGGCTTTTTCGAGCTGCTGCTCCTTTAGCTGGTATCCTTGGTGTTGTACTTGTGTTATGGTTAGGCAAACCTCTAATTGGAAGAAGAGGATCAACAAGCCACAGCAATCTACCTTCAGGGTGCCAGTACCAAATTCAGGTTCCAGATACATCATCACTAAACTTAAGGGGGAGCAGGAGCAGGAGATGGTGGTCTCTTTTCTGA
- the LOC18602168 gene encoding protein PIN-LIKES 6, translated as MERVLSAVMEAPAAAGGESLLGSIKIAVLPIAKVFTMCFLGFLMASKYVNILPANGRKLLNGLVFSLLLPCLIFSQLGQAVTLQKMLEWWFIPVNVVLGAISGSLIGFVIVTFVKPPYPYFKFSIIQIGIGNIGNVPLVLIAALCRDTSNPFGDTETCSTQGTAYISFGQWVGAIILYTYVFHMFAPPAEGTFDLEDVNLPLKNPPKDASPEQVPLLMQEAAVTDSDNSEKGKIKKFLVLVYEKLKLKQIFQPPIIASILAMVLGAVPVLKRLIFTTDAPLYFFTDSCIILGEAMIPCILLALGGNLVDGPGPGSSRIGLRTLVAIIIGRLCLVPPAGLGIVTLADKLGFLPANDKMFRFVLLLQHTMPTSVLSGAVANLRGCGKEAAAVLFWVHIFAVFSMAGWIILYLNILF; from the exons ATGGAAAGGGTTTTGTCGGCGGTGATGGAAGCTCCGGCGGCAGCGGGAGGAGAGTCTTTACTAGGAAGCATAAAGATAGCAGTTTTGCCAATAGCAAAAGTATTCACCATGTGTTTCCTGGGCTTTCTAATGGCTTCCAAGTATGTTAATATCTTGCCTGCAAACGGCAGGAAGCTTTTAAATGGG TTAGTGTTTTCGCTTTTGCTTCCgtgtttaatattttctcaACTTGGACAAGCTGTTACTCTACAGAAAATGCTTGAGTG GTGGTTCATTCCTGTGAATGTTGTTCTAGGCGCCATCTCTGGCTCACTAATAGGTTTTGTTATTGTAACCTTCGTCAAACCTCCATACCCATACTTCAAGTTCTCAATCATACAAATTGGAATTG GAAACATTGGGAATGTACCACTTGTTCTGATTGCAGCTTTATGTAGAGATACATCCAATCCTTTTGGCGACACTGAAACATGTAGCACTCAGGGAACTGCATATATTTCATTTGGACAGTGG GTTGGTGCAATCATTTTATacacatatgtatttcataTGTTTGCCCCTCCCGCGGAAGGTACCTTTGATCTTGAGGATGTAAATCTCCCTCTTAAGAACCCTCCAAAGGATGCCTCTCCTGAGCAGGTTCCATTGCTGATGCAAGAGGCTGCAGTAACAGATTCAGATAATTCAGAGAAAGGAAAG attaaaaaatttctagttTTGGTTTATGAGAAGTTAAAGCTCAAGCAAATCTTTCAACCCCCTATTATTGCATCA ATCCTAGCCATGGTTCTTGGTGCAGTGCCGGTTCTAAAGAGATTAATATTTACAACTGATGCTCCACTTTATTTCTTCACTGACAGCTGCATTATTCTTGG GGAAGCCATGATTCCATGCATTTTGTTGGCATTAGGAGGCAACCTTGTTGACG GACCAGGGCCAGGAAGTTCAAGAATTGGTCTACGAACACTTGTTGCTATTATTATTGGGCGTTTATGCTTGGTGCCTCCTGCAGGACTTGGCATTGTAACACTGGCTGATAAGCTTGGTTTCCTTCCTGCTAATGATAAGATGTTCCGATTTGTCCTACTCCTTCAGCATACGATGCCAACATCTGTCCTTTCTG GTGCTGTTGCTAATTTAAGAGGTTGTGGAAAGGAGGCAGCAGCTGTGCTGTTCTGGGTTCATATTTTTGCAGTTTTCTCCATGGCAGGATGGATTATTCTCTATCTGAACATACTCTTCTAA
- the LOC18602176 gene encoding pentatricopeptide repeat-containing protein At2g37230 — protein sequence MAFMSVSKTYKLKPRFYHRISNPLHFFTTSQDPSTASQELNNAPPQQEGEKVVTQRTSPRGKTRNPEKVEDVICRMMENRAWTTRLQNSIRALVPEFDHALVYNVLHGAKNSEQALQFFRWVERAGLIRHDREAHMKIIQILGRASKLNHARCILLDMPKKGVEWDEDLFVVLIDSYGKAGIVQEAVKIFQKMNELGVERTIKSYDAFFKVILRRGRYMMAKRYFNKMLSEGIVPTRHTYNIMLWGFFLSLRLDTANRFYEDMKTRGISPDVVTYNTMINGYSRFKKMEEAEKLFVEMKGKNLAPTVISYTTMIKGYVAVEQVDDGLRLLEEMKSFGIKPNATTYSTLLPGLCDAGKMTEAKSILKEMVEWYIAPKDNSIFINLLNSQCKSGDLDAAADVLKAMIRLSIPTEAGHYGVLIENFCKANLFDRAIKLLDKLVEKEIILRPQNSLDMEASAYNAMIQYLCHHGQTGKAEVFFRQLMKKGVLDSTAFNNLIRGHAKEGNPGLAFEILKIMGRRGVPKDADAYKLLIESYLRKGEPADAKTSLDSMIEDRLLPESGIFKSVMESLFEDGRIQTASRVMKSMVEKGVKEHMDLVAKILEALLMRGHVEEALGRIELLMQNGCAPNLDSLLSVLSEKGKTIAALKLLDFGLERDCSIDFSSYEKVLDALLAAGKTLNAYSILCKIMEKGGITNWSSLEDLIKSLNQEGNTKQADILSRMIKGGEAASGSKKGKKQATVAS from the coding sequence ATGGCTTTCATGTCAGTGTCTAAAACATACAAATTGAAACCTAGGTTTTATCACAGAATCTCGAACCCTTTGCATTTCTTCACGACAAGCCAAGATCCAAGCACAGCATCCCAGGAGTTGAACAATGCGCCACCTCAACAAGAAGGAGAAAAAGTGGTCACCCAGAGAACCTCCCCGCGAGGTAAGACTCGAAACCCAGAAAAAGTAGAGGATGTTATTTGTAGAATGATGGAGAACCGAGCATGGACTACCCGCTTACAGAACTCCATCCGGGCTTTAGTCCCCGAGTTCGATCATGCATTAGTTTATAATGTGCTCCACGGTGCTAAGAACTCGGAGCAGGCCCTCCAGTTCTTCCGGTGGGTGGAGCGAGCCGGATTGATCCGCCATGACCGTGAAGCCCACATGAAGATAATTCAGATTTTGGGTCGAGCTTCCAAGCTCAATCATGCCAGGTGCATACTTCTAGACATGCCCAAAAAGGGCGTTGAATGGGATGAGGATTTGTTTGTAGTTTTGATTGATAGTTACGGAAAAGCCGGCATAGTTCAAGAGGCTGTAAAAATTTTCCAGAAAATGAATGAGTTGGGTGTGGAGAGGACTATCAAGTCTTATGATGCATTCTTTAAGGTTATATTGCGACGTGGTCGATATATGATGGCCAAAAGGTATTTTAATAAGATGTTGAGTGAAGGGATTGTGCCCACTCGTCATACCTATAACATCATGCTTTGGGGTTTCTTTTTGTCACTGAGACTTGACACAGCTAATCGGTTTTATGAGGATATGAAGACTAGGGGCATTTCACCCGATGTCGTGACTTATAACACAATGATTAATGGATATTCTCGGTTCAAGAAAATGGAGGAGGCAGAGAAGTTGTTTGTGGAAATGAAGGGTAAGAACTTAGCGCCTACAGTTATCAGCTACACTACCATGATAAAGGGGTATGTTGCCGTGGAGCAAGTTGATGATGGATTGAGGTTATTAGAAGAGATGAAGTCCTTTGGTATTAAGCCTAATGCAACAACATATTCAACTTTGTTGCCAGGGCTTTGTGACGCAGGCAAAATGACTGAGGCTAAGAGTATTTTGAAGGAGATGGTGGAATGGTATATTGCTCCAAAGGATAATTCGATTTTCATCAACCTGTTAAATAGTCAGTGCAAATCTGGGGATTTGGATGCAGCTGCTGATGTGCTCAAGGCAATGATTCGATTGAGTATTCCAACAGAGGCTGGTCATTATGGTGTATTGATTGAGAACTTTTGCAAGGCAAATCTGTTTGATCGGGCAATTAAGTTGTTGGATAAGCTTGTTGAGAAGGAAATCATCTTGAGGCCACAAAATTCTTTGGACATGGAAGCTAGTGCCTATAATGCAATGATTCAGTATTTGTGCCACCATGGTCAGACAGGAAAAGCAGAAGTCTTTTTCCGGCAATTGATGAAGAAGGGTGTTCTGGATTCTACTGcatttaataatttgatcCGTGGGCATGCAAAAGAAGGGAATCCTGGTCTTGCCTTTGAAATTCTAAAGATCATGGGTCGGAGAGGGGTGCCCAAAGATGCAGATGCTTACAAGTTGCTTATTGAGAGCTACCTAAGGAAAGGTGAGCCTGCTGATGCTAAAACATCATTAGATAGTATGATTGAGGATCGGCTTCTTCCTGAGTCTGGCATATTCAAGTCTGTGATGGAGAGTTTGTTTGAGGATGGAAGGATTCAGACTGCAAGCAGAGTTATGAAGAGCATGGTGGAGAAGGGAGTGAAGGAGCATATGGACTTGGTTGCTAAGATCTTGGAAGCTCTCCTCATGAGAGGTCATGTTGAAGAAGCCCTCGGACGAATTGAGCTACTGATGCAAAATGGGTGTGCACCCAATTTAGATAGCCTTCTATCTGTTCTTTCTGAGAAAGGTAAAACTATTGCTGCTCTCAAGTTGTTAGATTTTGGTTTAGAAAGAGACTGTAGCATAGACTTCTCAAGTTATGAGAAGGTGTTGGATGCGCTCTTAGCTGCGGGAAAGACTCTCAATGCATATTCAATATTGTGTAAAATAATGGAGAAAGGAGGGATCACTAACTGGAGTAGCCTTGAGGATTTAATCAAGAGCCTTAACCAGGAGGGGAACACAAAGCAAGCAGATATACTCTCTAGAATGATAAAAGGAGGGGAGGCAGCTAGTGGAAGCAAGAAAGGGAAGAAACAAGCAACTGTTGCTAGCTAA
- the LOC18602174 gene encoding uncharacterized protein LOC18602174 — MGLLGSLAMLVPLTCLFWLPVLIMAQSTPMNGSARALDALLQDYAFRAFVVRPKTGIPYDGVVPSNLSGINITAMRLRSGSLRSKGVKMYKEFEIPIGVVEQPYVERLVLVYQNLGDWSKLYYPLPNYSYLAPVLGLLAYNASNLSATNLPELDFRAFGDPIKIKFSDVQSTPDGSVPMCVWFDLHGSVNFSNVTSGNECSTIQQGHFSIVTGSISPSGGGEEKKSHRKVGIIVGSVLGGLALLVLLAVLVLWARKCKQTKEMQEMEKAAEVGEALHMTSVGDTKAPSATVTRTQPTLESEYVP, encoded by the coding sequence ATGGGGCTTCTTGGAAGTCTCGCGATGCTGGTACCGTTGACGTGCTTATTCTGGTTGCCGGTTCTCATCATGGCTCAATCTACGCCTATGAATGGCTCTGCACGAGCACTCGATGCTCTTCTGCAAGACTATGCATTTAGGGCCTTTGTAGTACGCCCAAAGACAGGAATCCCCTACGATGGGGTTGTTCCATCTAATTTGAGTGGGATTAACATTACAGCAATGAGGCTGAGGAGTGGTAGCTTGCGGAGCAAAGGTGTGAAAATGTACAAGGAGTTCGAGATCCCCATTGGTGTTGTGGAGCAGCCTTATGTGGAAAGGCTCGTTTTGGTATACCAAAACTTGGGCGATTGGTCTAAGCTGTATTATCCACTTCCCAACTACTCTTACCTTGCTCCTGTTCTGGGTCTTCTTGCTTATAATGCTTCTAATTTATCAGCTACCAATTTGCCAGAATTGGATTTTAGGGCATTTGGTGATCCTATAAAAATCAAGTTCTCAGATGTGCAATCCACTCCGGATGGGTCAGTTCCGATGTGTGTTTGGTTTGATTTACATGGTTCGGTCAACTTCAGCAATGTGACCTCCGGGAATGAGTGTTCAACCATCCAGCAGGGGCATTTTTCTATAGTTACTGGGTCGATTTCGCCATCGGGTGGAggtgaagaaaagaagagtCATAGAAAAGTCGGGATAATTGTTGGTTCTGTTCTGGGCGGATTGGCATTGTTGGTGTTGTTGGCAGTCCTGGTACTGTGGGCACGCAAATGCAAGCAGACAAAGGAAATGCAAGAGATGGAGAAAGCTGCAGAAGTGGGAGAAGCCCTACATATGACCTCCGTTGGGGATACAAAAGCACCATCAGCAACGGTCACTCGGACTCAACCAACTCTTGAGAGCGAATATGTGCCCTAA